The sequence GTCCTCGGTCTGGCGGATCTTCGCCTGCTGCCGCTGCCAGGCCGCTTCGTCCTGCTGCCAGCGCAGCAGGCTCTGCTCGTCGAAGAACGAGTAGTTGCCGCTGTAGCTGTCGATGCGGCCGCGGTTCAGGTGCAGCGTGCGCGTGGTGGCGCGATCCAGGAACCAGCGATCGTGCGAGACGATGATCGCGGCCCCGCGGCACTGCGCCAGGAAGTTCTCGAGCCACTCGCAGGACTCGAGGTCGAGATGGTTGGTGGGCTCGTCCAGCAGCAGCAGGTCGGCGCCGCTCAGCAGCACGGACGCCAGTGCAGCGCGTCGCCGCTCACCGCCGCTGAGCCGCTCGGGCGACAACTGCCAGGTCGAGCGCGGCAGGCCCACGCCGCTGAGCGCCGCCTCGAGCCGCGCCTGCATGGTGTAGCCGCCCCGCCGATCGAACTCCTCCTGCAGCCGGCCCTGCTCGCGGATGTACTGGTGCTGCGCCGCCTCGTCGTGCGGCGCCGCCAGGCGCGCCGAGACATCGGCCAGCTCGCGCTCGAGCTGCCGCTCGCGGGCGAACGCCGCATCGGCCACCGCATCGACCACGCGCCCGGGCCCGCCGTGCGCGCCCACCTCCAGCGTGGTCTCCTGCCTGAGGTACTTCAGCTGCGTGCCGCCGATCAGCGACCGCGAGCCGCCCTGCAGCGCGATCTCGCCGGCCAGGATGTTCAGCAGGGTGGTCTTGCCGGCGCCGTTGGGGCCCACCAGGGCGCATTTCTGGCCGGAGTAGACGGCGAAGGAAGCGCCCCTGAGGATGCGCTCTCTTCCGAAGTCGAAATGGGCGTCTGAGATCGTCAGCATGGGCCGGCCTAAGGTCGTCGGGGTGGTGGTGGTCCAGTTCCGGTGGGGGGCTGGACAGTCCTCGTCGCTTCGCTCCTGCGGATTAGTCCAGTCCCCCACCGGAACTGGACCACCACCTCACGGCCTTGGGTCGGCTACGTGACGACATCGCTGGTAATTTAGGCTTGGGGGTGGGGTTGTCCACCCGGCGCTTCTTTTGGTCAACGTCTGGGGGTGGCGCATCCTTGTTGGATGAAACGGGCGATGTCCTCGATGACCATGGGGGCCACGGGTTTGGGGGTCGTGTAGTCGGCGGGCTTTGATTTGCCTTCGCCCTGGCGCATCAGGTGGTCGAGGTCGCCGTACACCTTATAACAGGTGCGCGGGCCGGGGGCAGGGCGGCCTGCCAGCGCCGGAGGTCTTCCATGGTGACCTGGTAGTCGCGGGCTCCCTGGAGCACGAGCACGGGGATGTCGAGGGCGGCCGCCTCGGCCGGGGCGTCGTGCGCCTCGAGGTCGGCCAGGTAGCCGGCGGGCAGGCCCATGAAGGTGCCCGTACCGGCCGGCGCCTCACGGTAACGCTTCACGGACTCCGCCATGCGCTCGTTTTCGATCACCTCGTCCATCGTCAGGACGTCGTCGACGGCGGCAATGTACCGCACCTGCTCGAGCACCACCTCGGGCAGCGGCCGCGTGGCCCCGGCCAGGATGATCATGCCGTCGGCCTTGGCCTGCCCGGCAATGCGCGGCGCCACCATGCCGCCCAGCGAATGCCCCAGCACGTAGACGCGCGCGGGGTCGATCTCCGGCCGCGTGCGCAGCAGCGCCACCGCGGCCACGGCGTCGTCGATGGACTCGTGCTGCACCGTCATCGCCGCGCCGTGGGCCATCAGCGAGCCCGGGTTCGCGAAGCTGCGCTTGTCGTAACGCAGCGTGGCGACGCCTTTCGTCGCCAAGCCGTGCGCAATGTCGCGGTAGGGGCGATTGCCTGAGACGTTGCCGTCGCGATCACTGGGTCCGCTGCCGTGCACAAGGACCACGACGGGGAACGGGCCGTCACCGTCGGGGAGGGTCAGCGTGCCGGGCAGCGCGCTGTCGGCGGGGCCGACGCTCACTTCAACCTGGCGCGGCTGGGGGCCTTCGTCCTTGGCCGGCGCTTCCACCTTGCCCGGCGCCGCCTGGTGCGGCTTCAGCCACAACCCGGCCACGTGCCCACTGCCGTCGACAACGACCTGGAAGTCGAGGATGCCCTTCTCGCCGCGCAGCGCGACGCGATGGTGGGTGAAACCGCTCTCGGCGGTCTCCAGCCAGGCAGCGTCGGTGCCGGTGACGGCGCCGACCTGCGCGGTCACCGCAGCCATGATCTGGCTGATGGTCGCGTCGGTCATGGCGGCGGCGAGCTTGGCGTCGCCGAGGGCGCGCGCCGCGGCGCCATCGCGGGCGACGACGGCGTTGGCGAAGGATTGGGCGGTGGTGGCGGCGGCAGTTTGCGTGGCGGCGGCGGGTGCCGAGTTCACTTGCGCCGGCGCAAGTCCGGCGAACCCCATCACGGCTAGCCACGCCCCTGCGCACAACAATGCCCGGGCGCCATTGCAACGGGGCTGAATCAACGGTCTGGCCATGTTCCCGCCTCCTTCGTCTCCAATATCCGCGCAACAGCAGCTAGCACTTCATGAAGCGCAGCCCTGCTCTCAGCTCTTCAATATACTCCGCCCCCACCCGCCCGGTAAGCCAAACCTCGTTCGCCGCAACGAAGAACGCGACACCCGCGCGGCACATCGCCCCTGACGGCACGCGCAGGACGACCGGAGTCCCGCACCGGACACCCACGCGCCGGGCGGTGACGCAGGACGTAGCTGAGGAAGCGGCTGATGTGGACTTGGCGCCTATCCATGAACTCCCTGCGCCCCCACCCTACCGCGTATAACCCGCCAGCAACTCCTGCAACCCGGCCCGCAACCTCTCGTTCGTCTCGATCGCCACAGCCTCGGTCAGCACCGCCACGGCGCGTTCGCGTTCGCCGGATTGCCACAGGCTGCGGGCCTGCACTTCCATGATGATGGTGCGATACATCTGCAGGTCGGGCTCGAGGATGGCCAGCGCGCGCTCCGCGCAGCGCAACGCGCGCCGCGGGTCAGCGCCCGCCACCGGCGCATCGGGGTTGATCATGATCCACGCGATCTCGTTCAGCTCCAGGCCCGAAGCCATCGCATCGGCAGCCAGCAGATGGTCGACGTAGGCGTCGGCCACGGCCACCTCGCCGGCGGCATACAGCGTCCGGCAAGCGGCCACCTTGGCCTGGTCGCGCGCCGTCGGGCCCAGCGCGTCGAACACGCCGTCGAGGGTGTCGAGCACGGCCGCACCATCGGCGTTCCGGCCGGCCCTGATGTGCGGCAGTGCGTTCGCCACCTCGGCGTCGAGCCGCAGCGAGGCCGCCTTGCGGGCGCTGGCCCGGGCCTTGGCCTGCTCACGTTCCGCCTCGTACGCCACGCGCGCCGCGGCCAGGTCGTGGCTCCCGTCGAGCACCGCCTGCACCGCCTGCTCGAACGCGGCTTGCGCCGGGTTGCCGATGTGCGCGATGCGCCCCTCGCCATCGACAAGGACCGCCGACGGAATCGTGTTCAGGCCCGCCGCCCGCAGCCAGCTGGCGGCAGCCTTCTGCGACTCGCCGTCGAAGGCGATGCGATAGCCGATCACCGAGTCCCGCGCGGCGACGAACGCCGCGACCCGTTCCCGTGTCGTGACGCTGTCCGCTGCGTCGGCATTGCCATCGAACACGTCGACCCCGATCACCGTGACGCGATCCGCCCATCGCGACTGCATCTCGGTCAGGTGCGGCATGCCGTAGACGCACGGCATGCACCAGGTGGCCCAGAACTCGACGATGTAGGCACGCCCGCGCAGGAACTGCGGAACCGGTTCGCCCTTGAGCCAGGCCTCGACTTCGAGGGCCGGGGCGTTGTCGCCGATGCCGAGCGTGGCGGACGCCGCCTCGGCCGCGTGCGCCGACGGCACCAGCACGGCGATCAGGATCGCCAGCAATGCAGTCGCAATGGGTGTAGTCGGGAAGTTGCGTAAAGACATGGATCACCTCGGGATCGCTGCTCGTTATCGCCAGGGCCTCCTGTACCGGGGCCCAGGCTATAAGCACCTCACCCATCGGCACGGCAGGCAACGATCCCGTGGCCTCGTCACGTCGTCAAGCAGGAATGGACGTCCGCAGGAGCAACCCAACCCGGCAATGCCTCGCTGGCCCGGCCCGGGGTCCGGAGACACCTCGTACGGCCGGCGGCCTGTCAACACCCCAGACTGAACATGCAACTGTCACACCTGCGGGCGTGCTCCGACAGAGAACACCAAGAGCCCGGGCGTCGTCACACCCCGGACATGGCCGCCCGCGCCAGGCCTGCTTCAGGAAAGTCGTCAAGGACAACCTGGAATCGCCTTGTCCGCGGCTAACTCGTTTCGCAAATGGGAGCCCAACCATGGCAAACAGTTCAAGATCTCTGATGATCGCCCTGCTCATCGTAGGCGCCGGCCTTAGTAGTGGGTGCAGCAAGCATGACGAACAGGCGAAGTCCGCTGATCCCGTCGACAGCGGCCACTGGTCTGTTTCCTCAAAGGAGTATGATTGCACAACTGACGAACTTACGTCCGAGGACACCTTTACTGATCTCGTCTGTCCGTCGGATTGGATCCCTGCCGTGGGCGAGGAGTGCGCCCTCGTAAGGTCCGGAAATTCCTATGTCATCGATTGCGAGTTTCAATTGGGGGATGAAACCTGCCACATGAACTTTGCCGTCGCGGGCACCCTGGTCGTCGTCAACCGCAAACAGTATGTCGTCGACGGTGAGATGACCATCACCACGAGCGGAGCGGCCTGTGCGGACTCGGGGCTTGAGGAAAGCGTTGAATGCACACGGATCCACGAAGTCGGGAACTGGGTAGACGGCAATACCGACCAGTGCGGCGATTCGGGCATGCAGATGAAGTCGGCAGCGAATGCCGATGATTCCCTGCGGAACGAGGCGTGCCGTCAGATCCACACCCGCATCATGAAAAGCCTGGCCGCGCACGTGGACTGGGAGTAGCCGATCCCTCTGGACTAACGGGCCGGCCGCGCCAACCCTGGGCGCGGCCGGCTTTTTGCATATAGACTCTCCCCTTTCACCTGCCGCAAAGCCTCGACGGACGCCCGCTATTCAGTGATTACGAGAGGCCGCGCGGAAATTGCCGATTCCGGCGGAAACTTTCGCTTATACGCTCAGGGTTGCGGAATCCGACGCAAGCAACCGGCACTCGCCGCGGGCACATGCCGCAAAGGAGTACGTGTCATGAAAGCGTTTCTCGTCGTCGTCTCCACCGTTGCGTTGACAACCATCGGAGCCGGAAGCGTGACAACGGCGACGGCACAATGCGAGGGGCTTTCGCCCGTCCAGTTCCAGCACACGGTCAAGTACGGGATCGGTTACGACAACCTGGGCGTGATTTCCGGCCCGATCAACGCCGCCCTGTGGGCACTGGATCGTTGCGAGGATGCCGGCGTTGAGGTGGGCTTCCTTGGTGTGTCGATACCCATCGGCGTCAACAGTAGCAATTACACGTTCGACTTCGGCGCAACCATCGTGGGCGCCGTCGGTCAAGTCCAGGAAGTGCTTGAGAACGGCCTTTGCGGGTGCACTACCACTCCCCGAAATCTCGGTGAACTGCGATTACTTCCCGGTGATCGTGCACGGTCGTGGCGGTCCGTCCGCGTACGCGTTCCAGATGGGCGATCCCGGCGGTCCAGTCGTCTGGCAGGCAAAGGGCACTCTGGAATACTGCGATGTGGTCACGTTCTTATCGAACGAGATCACGACAGTTGAACTGCCTTACAGCCTGGGCGTGAGTCTGGTGGCTGCAGAGTCCTTCGGCAACCCGGAGGTTACACGGGGCTTCGCCAAAGCCACGATCACGGGCTCCGTGGACGGCCATCTGGTTCTGGCCGGCGCCGACTCCGTCGAGTCGGAAAGCGTGACGCCCACCGAGACCTACCTCAGCTCCTCCGGGACGGTACCCGTTGCCGTTGGCATCGGCCAGACCCAGGTCACGATCCGCATGTCCGCCGACGTCTACATCGAAGCCGCTGCCCGCTCGGCCGGACTCTGGGGACTCCTCTCCGGGTCGGCGACGGCTGCCGCGCTGTGGCCCGATTCGTTCATCCTGGGGAACTTTCAGGGTCCCGGCGGCACGCCGCTGCAGGAATCGCTGCGGATCGAAAGCGCCGTGTCCGGGATGGTCTACAAGGATGGCGGTGTCGCCGCCCACGTCGAAGGAGACGCCGCGAGCCCCGCGTTTCGGGTGCAGGCCTTCCCCAACCCCGGCGGCGGCGCCTTTTCCCTGCACGTTGATGTCCCCGGCTCCGACCCGGCCCATGTGAAGATCTACGACCTGCGTGGCCATCTGGTGCGGGAGATCGCGCGAGGGCTGCTGGGCAACGATGCCGTGCTGACCTGGGACGGCAAGGACGATGCCGGGGTGCCCGTGGCCAGCGGCGTCTACCATGCGATCGTGTCCACGGCGGCGGCGCAGCGGGCGGCAAAGATCGTGGTTCAGAGGTAGCTGCTTTCGTCAGGCCGGCGTCCGGACAAGCGGGCTTCCCGCCGGCGCCGGAATCGAGGCCTTCCACAAAGACGCTGCCCGCCCGGATCCTGCGATCGGGGCGGGCAGCTTGCTATCACTCGCGGCACGGTCCGTAGAGACCGCGCCATTCGATTGCCTACAGGATCGCGGTCGTAATCGTGATCTTGAACGCATTCACCCGCGCCCGCGACGTTCCGGCGAAATCGTTGTTGGGGAACCGGCGTGCGCCGAGTTCGATCATCCACACGTCGTTGATCGTCCAGGTCGGCCGCAGGCTGGTGATGTTCCAGCCGTACGCGCCACCCATCCGCCAGCGAAACAGGTCATCCGAGGTCGTCTGGGTCCACGTCGCGTCCCGCGCCACGCGGTGGTAGAGGCCGTCGGTCCCGATGTAGTCCGCGGACAGCCTCATCGCATTGGCCGAGGTGCCGGCGTCGTAGCGAGCATTGACATCCACATAGACCCCGGTGATGACTTCACGCGGCAAGAGGGCCGGCACATTGAACCACTCGGCGCGCAGAAGGTACGTCGAACCCATTACATCGTTGTAGGCGAACAGGTTGGCATTCTGGTTGTCGTTGGCCACCGGAGCGCCCAGAGCGCCATTCGCATTGGCCCAGTGACCATCGGGGCGATACATCTGCGTAGCGTACATCGTCAACACGCGCCCGGCCTTGTCCGCTGCCACGGGTTCATCCATCGGGCCGGTTGCCATCTCCGGCTCCACGCTGTCATCGAGTCGGGTCGGCTTGACAATAGTCTGTGACTCGGGCACCGATTCGTTGCCCCCCGCCTGCGGGGCAAGCGGTGAGATCTCGGAGCATCCGGCCAGGATCCCGAAGGTCAGCATAGCCGCCAGGGAAATGACCAGGTGCGCCCGGTGCTCGTTGACCCAACGCGATACGTTCCAATTGCTGAACATGATCGTCTCCTCGTTCGGTATGGACACCAGTTATTGCGGCGTCCTCTTGTTCTAATAGGCCGCATGCACCAATAGCAAACCGGCCAACCCATGACTGCGGGCAGATTGAGACCCATCTCTCGGGCGGTGACCGCGCGGTAGCCTCAACTTGCCTGCGTGATGGGTGTCGTGCGCCGTTCCATGGTGTGACGAAAATCTACGCAGGAATGCATGTGGGTTCGAACCGGACTGGATTGGACGGTGCGTCACATGCGTGACCACCCGCCGACAGTACCCAGGCTAGTCATCGGAGTGAGGGCAGGGCGTGTCATCCGCGGCGACGAAAATGCCTGCCGCTGATACCCAACATCAAAAGGGGCGGGGACATTGAAAAGAACCAGAATCTACGGCCTGGCTGCGATGATCGCGTGTGCCGTGCTCGGTGTAGGACCAGCAGATGCACAGACAACCGATGTCCCCGATTCGCCAACGCAATTTCAACGCGACGTTCCGGGCGACTATGCAGTCGGCACCGGGCTTAGGCTCGTCTCTGCGGACGGATGCCCGGTACTGCGTCTTGCCGACCCACCAGCCGACCTGAGCCGTATTGCTGCGGACAACGCTTCTCAGCGCGTCGTCGGACATGACATCGTGGTTCACGATCTCGACGGTGACGGCATCGCCGAAATCATTGTCTCCGCCCCCGGATTCCGACGCCGGCGGCCTTTCCGAAGCCGGTACGGTGACGATCTGGAAGGGCCCTCTGGAGGAGGGCCGCACCGCGGGATTCTCCACCGCGGGTGTCGTTCTGTCCGGCCCCGCTGCGCGCGCACACTTGGGGACGGCCATCGTTGCGGACTGGAACGGAGACGGCAAATCCGATCTCGTTCTCGGCGCCTATGGGGTCAGCAAATGCTATGTTCTTCTCGGCCCCATACAGCTCAACGGGTCACACCGCATCAATGACGTCGACGACGTCACGCTCCTGGCCGCATCCGGCAGCCGTGCGGGTGCATCTTTGGCATCCGGGGATGTCGACGCCGACGGGATCGACGATCTCCTGATCGTGGCGCCGTCGCTCGACATCACGGGCGGAGCAACGTCAACGCCTGCTACATCGCCCTGGGGCGTCGCACGCCGAACGCGGAGATCCTTCTCGACCAGGGCATTCGTATCGTCGGGATAGACTCCGGCGACGGCTACGCGTCGGGACTGAACGGTCGCTGCGCGGCATCCGGCGACCTCAATGGCGACAGCATTGCCGATGTGGTGATCAGCGCACCGTTCGCAGACGGTCCAGGGAACAGCAGATCCGGCGCCGGCGAGGTGGCCGTTGTTTGGGGCCGGGCTCTTTGGCCGGCCCAGGTTGATCTGCGAACCGACGCTGCCGTGATCATCTACGGCGACCACGCGGGTGACCGCCTGATGGCGCGCTGTACCGTTCGCGCGCGCGGTGCCGACTATGACGACCTGTTGCTGTTCGCTCCGTTGGCGGACGCCCCGGGTGGCGACCGGAACGGATCCGGCCTCGGTTACGTGGTTCGCGGCTCGTCGAACTGGATGCCCGTGCACGATGTCGGCCAGATCGCACGACAGACGATCGTCGGAGCTTCGCCGAACGGTGCTCTGAGCCATGGCGCGTTCCTTGATCTCAATGAAGATGGTGATTTTGAGATTCTTTGCGGTTCGTACCTGGACCCCGGTGTGGACAACCAACGTCCTGACGGCGGAGTGCTGCATATCGTGCCCACGGCACGTGTTGGGACCATGGTCGACCTGGCCACGGACCCGTGTTGGCAGGTTTTGAGCGCAGGCGCACAGGACTGGCTCACGGGTTACGGAGCGATGCAACTGGGCGATGTCGATGATGACGGTCGCGCAGAGTTGCTGATTGCCGCGTCCAGGGCCGAGGGAATCACCGGGGTCGGCGCCGTATACGCCTTCGAGCCCGCGGCGTTGCTCGCGACCGATCCATCCACGATCGACCTTGCGCCCGTCGATTTGGATCTCGCCGGCGAATTCACAACCGAGTCGCGTCTCACGGTTTCATATGCAGTGCGCCAGACCGGCATTGGGACTGCAACCGGCACGGTGTGGCACGATCGCGTCGTCTTCTCGCGCAACAGCCGGCTCGGCGACGCCGACGATCTGATCCTCGAAGATGTCGAGGTCGCGCAGCCACTGCAACCCGGCATGGAGTATCGCAGCGTCGTGGACGTTCCACTCTCGGCGCTCATGGCCGGCAATGGCCACATCGGCCTCCTGATCAATGCCGATGCGTCTGTGCCGGAATGTCTTGGGCGCGACAACAACTCCATCCTGCAATCCGTTGTCATCACTGCGCCCACACGGGAACCCGACCCCGACCGCAGTACGGTACCAGCAGAGTGCCTGATCGGACCGGACGAATCCGCGACACTCTTCGTGATCTTGAGGGATGAGAACGGTGAGCCGATTCCGCATCTCGCCGGCACTTTCCTGGACTTCGAGGGAGTCGAAGGTCTGCGCTTTTGCGTACCGCCGGCATCCTGGCCGATCCTGAAGGGCAGCAAGAGCGACAGCCAGGGCCGCGTTCGATTTCTACCCGGGGCGGCGGCTGCGTCAGCGGGGCCGCGGCGGTGCGCTGGGGACGTCTTGAACTAGGCACGGTGCAGCTGAGATCCATGGATCAGGACGGGGATCTCCGCCTCGGTTTCGAGGATCTCATCACGGAGCGTTGTCCGAGCACCTGGAGCCCCGGCGGCCCGACTGCTGAGGAATGGGATCTCGTCGTGCCCCGAGTCGGTCAGGGCTGTGGACTTCGTCCGTCCAGGCTTGTGGATCTCAAGCTCCGCATCTCGAAGCCCCACATCAGGATCATTCAGGGCGACACGATCACCGTCGTCGCCAAACTGGTGAATCGCGACATCGCACCCGTTGCGGTCGACAGCGTCGTCTTCGAGGGCAAGCTCTTCGGTCTGGGTGGCGGCTGGAACACCCTGCATACCACGAGCTCGCTCGTCTTGCCGGCACGTCAAGCCTCGGAGGTTGGCATGCCTTTCACTTATCCGCTCGGAGATAGGCACTGGTGCTTCCGCGTGCATGTCTACTTCGATGATGCCGCGGCACAAGCCGCTTCGGGAGCAAGTCCAGCAGCAGACGATACTGCTCCATTGGGGACTGTTCTGGCCACGAACAAGACGGGAATCGCGGTTTCGTACGCTGTTGAAAGCGACGTCGTTGGACGTCACGCAGTGCTGCGAGGAACCGGCGGTGAAGAGTTGTATAGTCTTCCGTTTGACGGTCTGGGCGGCGGGGACTTCGAGCATGTGCGCATACTCGGCTATGAAGCCGATGAACTCGTCGAAATGAGTGCTTTTGATCGCGCACAGTTCATGGAACGACTTCGAGAGCCTGACGCACAGGAGGCCGCGTATTTGTGGCAGAACGGCCCGCTCACCGCAGGCAGCTCAGCCGTCGAAGACACGCTTCTGAACCAGGCGGCAATCACGTACGCGCAGACGCTGTATCTGCTTGCACCCGTGACGGGTGAATCGACGAAAGAGAGCATTCCATGCCGGCGCAATGGTTGTGGTCCGGACCCATTGCGTGGAACTATTGAAGGTTGGATCAACGCTGGCGGGCGTTGGTTCGGCGGACAGTTGAACTTCTGCTGCAATGACCATGATTGCTGCTATCACGGTACATCGGATGTAGGCGGTACAGCTACAGGATGTGGGGAGCTGGATCGCGCCATTTGCGATGTACTGTTCCTGGACTGCATGGCGCTTGTTTGTGACGTTAGCGAGTACGGCACCGAGAATATCGCGCGCTGCAAAGAGCGAGCCATGGCAATGTTCGTAATAGTTCGTGAGTTCATGGGTCGATCCTCTGGTAACTATTTCAACTGGGAGGGCTGTGACAGACCGCCGGCCCACATGCGAAAGAGCCGCCAGATCAACACACAGTCCGTGGCCCGCGGGTCGAAGAGCCAGAGTTGGTGGATTCCCTACGAAGCGGCGCCGGCAGAGACCTTGCGCGTCCACTCCAAAGCCATCTTGCCTGCAGGGTGGACCTATTCGTTGGCCGGTGGCGAAGGTCAGGAAGTCACGGGCTCCGGCTCGCTACGTGTGGATGTGCAGGCAGCTGATGGCGACACCACGGGCACCGGTCGCGTCATTCTGGTCGCGCTTTCGACAACCGGCGAGTACGTCGCCGAGGCCGAGATCGCCATCGTGGACCCGGACGCTCCGGCGGTTCCCCCATCCGAGTGTTCGGGCGTACGCATCGAATCGATATTTCCCCAACCTTGTCTTCGTTCAGCCGAGATCAAGCTCTCTGTCGGGCAGGCCGGCAACGTGGAGACGAAGATCGTCGACTTGCGGGGTCGGGTAGTCAGGGTTCTGCTGCAGGGCTGGCGCGCGGCCGGTACCGAGTCCCTGGTGTGGGATGGGGCTGATGATGCCGGGCGGCGCGTTGCCAGCGGGCTGTATTTTGCGGTCGCGGCTGGCTCCTGTGGGACACGCGACGTGCAGAGAATCACCATGTTGAGGTGAGCCGCGCGGATTCGGCCATTCTCGCGCCGGCACGTGCGTTCACGGAGTGCCCGCGGGAGCGCGAATGCGGTGGCGCTGATACACCCGCACGTGGTACTTGTAGCGGCTTCTCGATCCCGCGCCGGCTGGCGCGGGAGGCCTTCACGGATCGCGCTCGTCTGCCAAGGACAGAACACGTCACTGGACGGAATACGCATGGACATGTGCCCCACAACTGTATTGTCCGAGACCGTTTACGGCAGTGTTGCCTTCAACCTTGCCCGCCCCGGGTCCGACCTCGACATCCGGGGAGTCGTGGTCGGGCCCCGGAGTTGGTACTACGGCTACGCAGCGGCTCCCGAGCAGATCGAACGGACTGCGGACGATGTCCAGTTCGAGGTGCGTAAGTTCTTTCGCCTGGCCGTGGCAGCGAATCCCACGATGCTCGAGATCCTGTGGACGGATGCGCGGCACCATCGGCAGGTTTCGAGCGCTGGACGGCGACTGCTGGAGGCTCGCGCCCTGTTTCTCTCGCGGCGTGTCGGCGACACGTTTGCCGGGTATGCCCGGTCCCAGTTGTCGAGGATCCGAACCCATCGGCAA is a genomic window of bacterium containing:
- a CDS encoding alpha/beta fold hydrolase, giving the protein MMGFAGLAPAQVNSAPAAATQTAAATTAQSFANAVVARDGAAARALGDAKLAAAMTDATISQIMAAVTAQVGAVTGTDAAWLETAESGFTHHRVALRGEKGILDFQVVVDGSGHVAGLWLKPHQAAPGKVEAPAKDEGPQPRQVEVSVGPADSALPGTLTLPDGDGPFPVVVLVHGSGPSDRDGNVSGNRPYRDIAHGLATKGVATLRYDKRSFANPGSLMAHGAAMTVQHESIDDAVAAVALLRTRPEIDPARVYVLGHSLGGMVAPRIAGQAKADGMIILAGATRPLPEVVLEQVRYIAAVDDVLTMDEVIENERMAESVKRYREAPAGTGTFMGLPAGYLADLEAHDAPAEAAALDIPVLVLQGARDYQVTMEDLRRWQAALPPARAPVIRCTATSTT
- a CDS encoding TlpA family protein disulfide reductase, with amino-acid sequence MSLRNFPTTPIATALLAILIAVLVPSAHAAEAASATLGIGDNAPALEVEAWLKGEPVPQFLRGRAYIVEFWATWCMPCVYGMPHLTEMQSRWADRVTVIGVDVFDGNADAADSVTTRERVAAFVAARDSVIGYRIAFDGESQKAAASWLRAAGLNTIPSAVLVDGEGRIAHIGNPAQAAFEQAVQAVLDGSHDLAAARVAYEAEREQAKARASARKAASLRLDAEVANALPHIRAGRNADGAAVLDTLDGVFDALGPTARDQAKVAACRTLYAAGEVAVADAYVDHLLAADAMASGLELNEIAWIMINPDAPVAGADPRRALRCAERALAILEPDLQMYRTIIMEVQARSLWQSGERERAVAVLTEAVAIETNERLRAGLQELLAGYTR
- a CDS encoding T9SS type A sorting domain-containing protein, which codes for MRTAFAGALPLPEISVNCDYFPVIVHGRGGPSAYAFQMGDPGGPVVWQAKGTLEYCDVVTFLSNEITTVELPYSLGVSLVAAESFGNPEVTRGFAKATITGSVDGHLVLAGADSVESESVTPTETYLSSSGTVPVAVGIGQTQVTIRMSADVYIEAAARSAGLWGLLSGSATAAALWPDSFILGNFQGPGGTPLQESLRIESAVSGMVYKDGGVAAHVEGDAASPAFRVQAFPNPGGGAFSLHVDVPGSDPAHVKIYDLRGHLVREIARGLLGNDAVLTWDGKDDAGVPVASGVYHAIVSTAAAQRAAKIVVQR
- a CDS encoding VCBS repeat-containing protein produces the protein MTSWFTISTVTASPKSLSPPPDSDAGGLSEAGTVTIWKGPLEEGRTAGFSTAGVVLSGPAARAHLGTAIVADWNGDGKSDLVLGAYGVSKCYVLLGPIQLNGSHRINDVDDVTLLAASGSRAGASLASGDVDADGIDDLLIVAPSLDITGGATSTPATSPWGVARRTRRSFSTRAFVSSG